In Thermococcus bergensis, one DNA window encodes the following:
- a CDS encoding helicase-related protein, with product MSAISLLNKYGLVDNQRVTLLDVLREVLTSGNYKQIDAAVGFLFISGLKEIQQELDNFFSQGGRMRIVIGNQTDRETYEQLSMAYHSLETLRELKEKNQRTKPDLDEQAEDLEKNTNFMEQTEENERFLNKLVSWLENGSIEIKVYVKEFMHAKAYLFYPKSESISPIGLVGSSNFTLAGFYGNTELNAGLFATHFESLKQWYEWLWEEAEPFNPKLIEVINRSWSGQKPGSFPSPYEVLIRGLYELYRDIVEKDTGFLLRSLYDVLYDFQLDAVKRGISIVNKYGGVLISDVVGLGKSFIGLAILEHFSLLDLLNGKSNKVAVIAPPELVSYWEELLKNYNIEGRVFSSGLLPRKETSPEKYAEMENYIKNQVNTVLVDESHHYANPQIKSYKNLQELLLGKRAILLTATPYRKQYRDIINQIRLFRPERKHPFPITPQTWDDLVRAIEKGEVDPSYVLREIMIRRTRHDILKLYGGKENCIRVKNKKLCFPERRLKVLEYKISEIYPLEKVPKELVEEISEGSTIQPVDIYTLFLAGINSMKYARFALHDYVKPQFKDKNPYSDLSTVGRNLRGLERILYLKRLESSWYSMYQTLKRDIIKTENFLKFVKHGFIAAGEEFSDVLLGKINGKEPHILSDEEIREFIENYTKTTEPEYKAGAFDIKRLISDLEYDLKKLKAMEEVLRPLKEDLEKKPWKDPKLSKLASLIDDLTRYQKRKILIFSEFEETVQWIYTGLDKLGYTKNHKIEMVSSNTKGIVDKIRRFAPKSNNYETEDEIDILISTDVLSEGLNLQDANVVVNYDLHWTPIKLIQRIGRVDRIGTEYDEILVYNFFPEKGLEENLGLLEKVRRRITEFNNALGADGKILEESEEWNPSAIEAIYRGQIEALESTTDIFSVTTLAEKLVREFKENNRERFEELTRRYSMRSVARYKGNDYYAFFVCSDGDISQYFIYKRHEDTWIQQNISLEELLELTKLNEKTEPFNEFKEMHVYYEAAERVLQDFEELRIIKESSLTFKKLTKHPPNVKKILGKLYNRMIKSKKESEREYLGKLIDLVKWGYANHELFARALREINPNMGVEKIISACERLIQKYRIPARKEELEAKKRELGTKGVKPHIVAGILFAPEI from the coding sequence GTGTCCGCGATTAGTCTCTTGAACAAATACGGCCTTGTTGATAACCAGAGAGTAACCCTCCTTGATGTTTTGAGAGAGGTATTAACCTCTGGCAATTACAAACAAATAGATGCCGCAGTCGGCTTTCTCTTCATAAGCGGGCTAAAAGAAATTCAGCAGGAACTCGATAATTTTTTCTCTCAAGGAGGGAGAATGAGGATAGTAATTGGAAACCAAACTGACAGAGAGACTTATGAACAGCTCAGCATGGCTTACCACTCTCTTGAAACACTGAGGGAACTCAAGGAGAAGAATCAAAGAACTAAGCCCGATCTCGATGAGCAAGCGGAAGACTTAGAAAAGAACACAAACTTCATGGAGCAAACTGAGGAGAATGAGAGGTTCCTCAACAAACTCGTCTCATGGCTTGAGAACGGAAGCATCGAGATTAAAGTGTATGTCAAGGAGTTCATGCATGCAAAAGCATATCTCTTCTATCCAAAAAGTGAGTCAATTTCCCCAATTGGCCTTGTTGGGTCAAGTAACTTCACACTTGCTGGATTTTATGGAAACACTGAGCTGAACGCGGGGCTGTTTGCAACCCACTTTGAGAGTCTAAAACAGTGGTACGAGTGGCTGTGGGAAGAAGCAGAACCGTTCAATCCAAAGTTAATTGAGGTCATCAATAGAAGCTGGTCTGGCCAGAAACCAGGAAGTTTTCCCTCTCCATATGAGGTTCTCATAAGGGGTCTCTATGAGCTCTACAGGGATATCGTTGAAAAAGATACTGGATTTTTGCTCAGAAGCCTCTATGATGTCCTTTATGATTTCCAGCTGGATGCTGTCAAAAGGGGTATTTCAATAGTGAACAAGTATGGAGGGGTCTTGATAAGCGATGTCGTTGGCCTGGGAAAAAGTTTTATAGGTTTGGCAATACTGGAACACTTCTCACTTCTGGACTTGCTTAATGGAAAATCCAACAAAGTTGCAGTAATCGCTCCCCCAGAACTCGTTAGCTACTGGGAAGAGTTGCTTAAAAACTACAACATAGAGGGAAGAGTGTTCTCTTCAGGACTGCTACCGAGAAAAGAAACGTCTCCAGAAAAGTACGCCGAAATGGAGAACTACATTAAAAATCAAGTAAATACAGTTTTGGTTGATGAGTCTCACCATTATGCAAATCCACAGATAAAATCCTACAAGAATCTCCAAGAGCTCCTTCTTGGAAAAAGGGCAATACTCTTAACAGCTACCCCGTATAGAAAGCAGTACCGCGATATTATCAATCAAATTCGCCTCTTCAGACCCGAAAGAAAGCATCCCTTCCCGATAACGCCTCAGACGTGGGACGATTTAGTCAGGGCTATTGAAAAGGGCGAAGTGGACCCATCCTATGTCCTTAGGGAGATTATGATAAGGAGAACAAGACATGATATCTTGAAGCTCTATGGGGGAAAAGAGAATTGTATCAGAGTCAAAAACAAGAAGTTGTGCTTCCCAGAGAGAAGACTGAAAGTTCTTGAATACAAGATTTCTGAAATTTATCCCTTAGAAAAAGTTCCTAAAGAGCTTGTGGAAGAAATTTCAGAAGGCTCAACAATCCAACCAGTTGACATTTATACATTATTTTTAGCGGGCATAAATTCAATGAAGTATGCAAGGTTTGCCCTTCATGATTACGTTAAGCCACAGTTTAAAGACAAAAACCCATACTCTGACTTATCTACCGTTGGGAGGAATTTGAGGGGATTAGAAAGAATACTCTACCTAAAACGTCTTGAAAGTTCCTGGTACTCAATGTACCAGACTCTCAAGAGAGACATTATCAAAACAGAGAACTTTTTGAAGTTTGTGAAGCATGGATTTATTGCTGCTGGTGAAGAGTTCAGCGATGTTCTGCTGGGCAAAATTAATGGTAAAGAACCCCACATCCTAAGTGACGAAGAAATAAGAGAGTTTATTGAAAATTACACGAAAACGACGGAGCCAGAATACAAAGCAGGAGCTTTTGATATAAAACGACTGATATCAGATTTAGAGTACGATTTAAAGAAGCTCAAAGCTATGGAAGAGGTGTTAAGACCTCTTAAAGAAGATCTTGAAAAAAAGCCTTGGAAAGATCCAAAATTGTCAAAACTAGCATCACTGATAGATGATCTAACGAGGTATCAAAAAAGAAAAATTTTAATCTTCAGCGAATTCGAAGAAACTGTTCAGTGGATTTATACCGGATTGGACAAACTTGGCTACACCAAAAATCACAAAATTGAAATGGTCAGCTCCAATACAAAAGGAATAGTGGACAAGATTAGGCGTTTTGCCCCCAAGTCCAATAATTATGAAACCGAGGACGAAATTGACATATTGATTTCCACAGATGTCCTCAGCGAAGGTCTGAACCTTCAGGATGCAAATGTTGTTGTTAATTACGATTTACATTGGACTCCGATAAAGCTAATCCAAAGGATTGGTAGAGTTGACAGAATTGGAACTGAGTATGATGAGATACTGGTTTATAACTTCTTCCCAGAAAAGGGACTAGAAGAAAATCTTGGTCTGCTTGAAAAGGTTAGGAGAAGAATAACTGAATTCAACAATGCGTTGGGTGCAGACGGTAAGATTCTTGAGGAAAGCGAAGAATGGAATCCTTCAGCAATTGAAGCAATTTATAGGGGACAGATTGAGGCTCTTGAAAGCACCACAGACATTTTTTCGGTAACGACATTAGCTGAAAAGCTCGTTAGAGAATTTAAAGAGAATAACAGAGAGCGCTTTGAAGAGCTAACAAGAAGATACTCAATGAGAAGTGTTGCTAGATACAAAGGTAATGACTACTATGCCTTTTTTGTGTGCAGTGACGGCGATATCTCCCAGTATTTCATTTACAAAAGGCATGAGGACACCTGGATCCAGCAGAACATTTCCTTGGAGGAGCTCCTAGAACTCACGAAACTAAATGAAAAGACAGAGCCGTTCAACGAATTTAAGGAGATGCATGTATACTATGAAGCTGCGGAAAGAGTTCTACAGGATTTCGAAGAGCTTAGGATAATTAAGGAAAGCAGCTTAACCTTCAAAAAACTAACGAAACATCCTCCAAATGTGAAAAAGATACTCGGAAAGCTGTACAACAGGATGATTAAGAGTAAAAAAGAGTCTGAAAGAGAATACCTCGGAAAACTAATAGATTTGGTTAAGTGGGGTTATGCAAATCACGAGTTGTTTGCAAGGGCGCTCAGAGAGATAAACCCGAATATGGGTGTCGAAAAGATTATATCAGCTTGTGAAAGATTAATTCAAAAGTATAGAATCCCGGCAAGAAAAGAAGAACTAGAAGCAAAGAAAAGAGAACTAGGCACTAAAGGAGTTAAGCCACATATTGTTGCTGGTATTCTCTTTGCTCCAGAGATCTAA
- a CDS encoding DUF365 domain-containing protein, with translation MGTRVIIFYASREDQGFYGEAEIGEVEFFESPAKILEKYGDRIFLTEKEFKEYVKTSERWKTKGKRQRPWMAIVLSNVKKYPKVVKPKRFIAVSGRYVKEKEYQEIQSQF, from the coding sequence ATGGGAACTAGGGTAATAATATTCTATGCCTCAAGGGAAGATCAAGGATTTTATGGCGAAGCAGAAATTGGAGAGGTTGAGTTCTTTGAGAGTCCAGCGAAGATCTTAGAGAAATATGGAGATAGAATTTTCTTAACTGAGAAAGAGTTCAAAGAGTATGTTAAAACTTCTGAACGATGGAAAACAAAGGGAAAAAGGCAGAGACCGTGGATGGCAATAGTTTTAAGTAACGTTAAAAAGTATCCGAAGGTTGTGAAACCAAAACGATTTATCGCAGTTTCGGGAAGGTATGTGAAAGAAAAAGAATATCAAGAAATCCAAAGCCAATTTTAG
- a CDS encoding EVE domain-containing protein, whose translation MAYWLCITNRDNWKVIKEKNVWGVPRRHKNTIARVKPGDKLVIYVKQERKDKQILEPKIVGIFEVVSEPYEDSSRIFKSPPHLNETYPLRVRIKPIKLGEVEFKPLIPKLKFITNKKKWSGHLMGKAMREIPEEDYELIKSLL comes from the coding sequence ATGGCGTATTGGCTCTGCATAACGAATAGGGATAACTGGAAGGTTATCAAGGAGAAGAACGTTTGGGGCGTGCCAAGGAGGCACAAGAATACCATTGCCAGAGTAAAACCCGGAGACAAACTCGTAATTTACGTAAAGCAGGAAAGAAAAGATAAGCAAATCCTTGAGCCGAAGATCGTGGGAATTTTTGAGGTTGTGAGCGAGCCTTATGAGGATTCAAGCAGGATTTTCAAGAGCCCACCGCACTTGAACGAAACCTATCCGCTCAGGGTGAGGATCAAGCCCATAAAGCTTGGAGAGGTTGAGTTCAAGCCTTTAATTCCAAAATTGAAGTTCATTACCAATAAGAAGAAGTGGAGCGGGCATTTAATGGGCAAGGCAATGAGAGAAATCCCGGAGGAGGACTATGAGCTAATAAAGAGCTTGTTGTGA
- a CDS encoding IS982 family transposase (programmed frameshift), translating into MVVMNFQQEILIIKSEIYPIISKHYPKNTHREIISLYDLITFAILAHLHFNGVYKHAYRVLIEEMKLFPKIRYNKLTERLNRHEKLLLLAQEELFKKHAREYVRILDSKPIQTKELARKNRKDKEGSSEVISEKPAVGFVPSKKKFYYGYKLTCYSDGNLLALLSVDPANKHDVSVVREKFWVIVEEFSGCFLFLDKGYVSRELQEEFLKFGVVYTPVKRENQVSNLEEKKFYKYLSDFRRRIETLFSKFSEFLLRPSRSVSLRGLAVRILGAILAVNLDRLYNFTGGGN; encoded by the exons GTGGTTGTTATGAACTTTCAGCAGGAAATCCTGATCATAAAATCCGAAATCTATCCGATAATCAGCAAACACTACCCGAAAAACACTCACAGGGAAATAATCAGCCTCTACGACCTAATAACCTTCGCAATACTAGCACACTTGCACTTTAACGGAGTTTACAAGCACGCTTACAGAGTCCTAATCGAAGAAATGAAGCTGTTCCCCAAAATCAGGTACAACAAACTAACAGAACGCTTGAACAGGCACGAAAAACTCCTGCTCCTAGCGCAGGAAGAATTATTCAAAAAACACGCCAGAGAATACGTTAGAATACTGGACTCAAAGCCCATTCAGACCAAGGAGTTGGCCAGAAAAAACAGGAAGGATAAGGAGGGTTCTTCAGAAGTCATCTCTGAAAAGCCCGCAGTTGGGTTTGTTCCCTCTA AAAAAAAGTTTTACTATGGGTACAAGCTGACCTGTTACTCTGATGGAAATTTGCTGGCTTTGCTGTCCGTTGATCCGGCGAATAAGCATGATGTGAGTGTTGTCAGGGAAAAGTTCTGGGTGATTGTTGAGGAGTTTTCTGGCTGTTTTCTGTTTTTGGATAAGGGTTACGTTAGTAGAGAACTTCAGGAGGAATTCCTGAAGTTTGGCGTTGTTTACACGCCGGTGAAGCGGGAGAATCAGGTTAGTAATCTGGAGGAGAAGAAGTTTTACAAGTACTTGTCTGACTTTCGCAGGAGGATTGAGACTTTGTTTTCGAAGTTTTCTGAGTTTCTTCTGAGGCCGAGCAGGAGTGTTAGTTTGAGGGGGTTAGCTGTCAGGATTTTAGGGGCGATTCTGGCCGTGAATCTGGACAGATTATACAACTTCACAGGTGGTGGGAACTAG
- a CDS encoding CGP-CTERM sorting domain-containing protein: MKKLVIFAFVVVLFLLPFTHAQELEYLTWGGNEVDSGVAYLPGEAYSILVGSTKSFEDVRAGFIVKVDDKGNLGFQRLIYSSKPISIKDAVLYEDRIYFAGQVGSISFQDANAFVGAFSADGELLYFKTFGRSLNDGVEAIDIANDRIYVAGYTTPTGSIQRAFLAELSLNGHVNWVVEFGNENAKATAVKATSSHIYVAGSYDKGVFVCAFDLTGELRWARAYPLKEVRAVEFKDNYVYVAGSTGDKIGFGNAFILKISQNGDTIWKKQFGIGYGDEFVSIMFNNSEIILLGSSGNFTSGNHDALLSKFDESGELQWFGIIQGGKEDMVAKGILKDGVIYAAGYTEDFSKKFIVPSVSEVTWETLYGSLDIPEEKYSPEPKKITLESSDYEVHIKTVSGTLNSPKNGDAWFFRFGKEKTIAETTTSTTETTSSTSTTITTTQTTQSQTTTSYTTTTDTSSTPQSSSTTPTSTSSTTSEESKGICGPSALVLFTLVSLLWRKRKR; this comes from the coding sequence ATGAAAAAATTAGTGATCTTTGCCTTTGTAGTAGTATTATTTCTGTTGCCATTTACACATGCCCAGGAGCTGGAGTATCTTACATGGGGCGGTAATGAAGTCGACAGTGGAGTGGCTTACCTCCCTGGAGAAGCATACTCAATCTTGGTAGGTTCCACAAAAAGCTTCGAAGATGTGAGAGCTGGCTTTATTGTTAAAGTTGATGACAAAGGGAACTTAGGATTTCAAAGGCTCATCTACTCCTCCAAACCAATTTCCATCAAGGACGCAGTCCTTTATGAAGACCGGATATATTTTGCGGGGCAGGTGGGTTCCATAAGCTTTCAAGATGCCAATGCATTTGTGGGAGCATTCAGTGCAGATGGTGAGCTTCTCTACTTCAAAACTTTTGGCAGGAGCCTTAATGACGGTGTCGAAGCCATAGATATAGCGAATGACAGAATTTACGTGGCGGGATATACAACTCCCACAGGAAGCATTCAACGGGCATTTCTAGCTGAGCTGTCACTCAATGGTCACGTAAATTGGGTAGTTGAATTCGGAAATGAAAATGCCAAAGCAACTGCAGTAAAAGCTACTTCATCCCATATCTACGTTGCTGGATCTTATGACAAAGGCGTTTTTGTCTGTGCCTTTGACCTAACCGGAGAACTGAGATGGGCTAGAGCATATCCACTGAAGGAAGTAAGGGCAGTGGAATTCAAAGACAACTACGTATATGTAGCCGGAAGCACAGGGGATAAGATAGGGTTTGGGAATGCATTCATACTGAAAATCTCTCAAAACGGAGATACAATCTGGAAAAAGCAGTTTGGAATAGGATATGGAGATGAGTTCGTTTCCATAATGTTCAACAACTCCGAAATAATTCTTTTGGGCTCCAGCGGCAATTTTACCTCTGGCAATCACGACGCTCTTCTTTCAAAGTTCGATGAATCGGGAGAGCTGCAGTGGTTCGGGATAATCCAAGGAGGGAAAGAAGATATGGTGGCCAAAGGAATTCTAAAAGACGGTGTGATATATGCAGCAGGTTACACAGAAGATTTCTCCAAAAAGTTCATTGTTCCCAGTGTTTCAGAGGTTACATGGGAAACACTATATGGGTCTCTTGACATACCGGAAGAAAAATATTCACCTGAGCCCAAGAAAATAACCTTGGAGTCTTCCGACTATGAAGTGCACATAAAAACGGTCAGCGGAACATTGAACTCTCCAAAAAATGGCGACGCATGGTTCTTCAGATTTGGAAAAGAGAAAACTATAGCCGAAACAACCACTTCAACAACTGAAACAACCTCTTCCACATCTACAACAATCACAACAACTCAAACTACACAATCACAAACCACCACTTCTTACACCACTACAACGGATACATCCTCCACACCCCAATCTTCCTCAACAACCCCAACATCTACCTCTTCAACTACGAGTGAGGAAAGCAAAGGTATTTGCGGACCTTCGGCACTTGTGCTCTTTACACTGGTTTCTCTGCTCTGGAGAAAGAGAAAGAGATGA
- a CDS encoding 4-phosphopantoate--beta-alanine ligase, with translation MAKFFVPKSHPRYWSLYYRHKLEEALEKGILATAGLIAHGRGEAFDYLIGETTIEPAEKAMRAAVAKILLAEHPVLSVNGNVAALVPKETIELAKVLNAKLEINLFYRTEARVRAIAEELRKYDPEIELLGINPTKRIPNLESERGKVDENGIWKADVVVVPLEDGDRTEALVKMGKFVITVDLNPLSRSARMADITIVDNIVRAYPRMIELAKEMKELPREELEKIVAEYDNGKVLSEVLIHMKARLEKLAEEGIWRRESL, from the coding sequence ATGGCGAAATTTTTTGTCCCGAAGTCGCATCCCAGGTATTGGAGCCTTTACTACAGACATAAACTGGAAGAAGCCCTTGAAAAAGGCATTTTAGCTACAGCAGGGCTAATTGCTCATGGAAGGGGGGAAGCTTTTGATTATCTTATCGGGGAAACAACTATCGAACCAGCAGAAAAAGCCATGAGAGCTGCAGTCGCAAAAATTCTTTTAGCCGAGCACCCAGTGCTTTCAGTAAATGGAAATGTGGCGGCACTGGTTCCAAAGGAGACAATAGAGCTTGCAAAGGTCCTCAATGCAAAACTTGAGATAAACCTCTTCTACCGGACAGAGGCAAGGGTTAGGGCAATAGCAGAAGAGCTCAGAAAATATGACCCGGAGATTGAGCTTCTCGGCATAAACCCAACCAAAAGGATCCCAAACCTAGAAAGCGAAAGGGGCAAAGTTGATGAGAACGGCATATGGAAAGCAGATGTTGTCGTTGTACCATTGGAGGACGGGGACAGGACAGAAGCGCTCGTAAAGATGGGCAAGTTCGTTATAACAGTTGACCTAAACCCCCTCTCAAGGAGCGCAAGAATGGCGGATATAACTATAGTCGACAACATAGTGAGGGCATACCCAAGAATGATTGAGCTTGCCAAGGAGATGAAGGAACTCCCTAGAGAGGAACTTGAAAAAATAGTGGCGGAATACGACAACGGGAAGGTACTCAGCGAGGTCTTAATTCATATGAAGGCTAGGCTGGAAAAATTAGCCGAAGAAGGTATTTGGAGACGGGAAAGCCTTTAA